From Halorussus salinus:
TGGGTTCGAGTTCAGTTCCATCCGACTTGAGGTCCTTTGTATATCCATTATTGTCGAGCCAGTAATACGCAAGGCCGATACGAGTATCATAGAAGCGGGCGTCTGCACCGCTGTCCGGTCCGACGCCTGCGTTCTCAACTGCATCTCGACCGACCGCAAACTGACCCTGTCCAGTCGTCGCGTGAATAGTTTCCCGGATATACAATGTTTCCCCGGTACGGGGTGTCCCATCGTCGCGGCGCACGAGTGTTACGTCGTCGAATCCGGGGAAACTCTGGAGTGCATCGATGAACGCCTCCGAGTCAATTGCCTGTTGTCCCCGACGCAGCGCCTCGCTTCGACACCAGGTACTAGCAGTCTCAACTGACTCGGTATTCGGTCGATGATACCGACCATCGACGTTGTATATGAGGAGCGTGTTGAGCCAGAAGATTCCATCGTCGTGTTCCGCTGCGTTGAACGGTTTGATTTGCATACGCGGCGTCGTTTCTCCGAACTCTCTCATGGCCGATGCGGTCTCGACTGTCTTTGCGCCACCCCAGAACAGTCGATGCCCGCTTCGTTCGTCGACTTGTGTTCCGTACTCCTCTCCTTCCCCACTATGCTTGAGGATTGTATCCCAGTTAATGTCTTGTATCTGGAACATGAGCGTCGCGGCCATTTGGCGTGAATCGTGCGACCAGTCTTGCCGCCCGATGGTATGGGGAATTCCGGCATGACGTGCAAGCCGTCCGGATTCAGAGGCGTCGACGAATACCGCTCCCTGAATCTGCTTTGAGCGACTGTCAGATGCTCCACGCGCTCGAAGGGAGATTGCCGTTAGAAGGTCTGCATCATCAAGGTGGGTCGCCGTTATATCCCATCCATCGAGAATATCGATATTCTTCTGTGCGGTCACGTCTTCTCGAAGGGTCTGTTGCATACGGTCGGTATTGTACGCCTGTCCCTGCGAGCGGTACCACTCACGGAACGAGCCGCCCTGAAGGAGCCAGCGTCTGCCATTGCGTTCCCAGTATCGACAGTCCCAGAAGTTCTGCCCGCCGACTCCACCAATTCCGCCCCAGCCGGGCTGAGGATTGACGAGAAGGATCCGGCCAGTATCGAGGAGTCGCGCTGCGTTTCGAGCAGCTGCGACTCCGGGCATGGTCGCCCCGTAGACTACGACCTCGTACGATGGCGGGCCAGTCATTCGACAACACCGTACCCCGTCTCTTTGTCGAGTACCGCATCGAACTCCTCTCGGAGTATAGTCTGGATTCGCTCGATTTGTTCGATGGCGAAGTCGCGCGGGTCTTGCTCCTCCAGGAGACTCATGGCGGCGGCGACGCCAGCGGCATCGCCGAGAACACAGAGGTTTGGGAGGACACGCATCTCGAACCACGCTTGACTACTGATACTGGCGGCGTATCCGGGGATGAGGAGATTTGGACAGCGGTGGCTTGTGAGCGTCTCATAGGGGATATAAGCAGGATTATCGGGAGCGAGGAATTCGGCGTCGTTCGACGATTGATCGCGGCGATAACCGTTGTTGTTCATCCAGTAGAAGCCGAGCCCGATGCGCTCGTCGTAGTGTTCGGCATCGGCGCCATCCTGTGGGTCCTGGCCAGCGTCCTGAAGATGATGTCGTTCGAGTGCGAATTGTGTATCGTCATAGTACGTATGGATGGTTTCCCGCAGATACAGCGTCTCCGCGATGGCGGGTTCGTCGTCATGGAAGACAAGTTCTGCGTCTGAAAGCCCAGGAAAGTCTTGCATTGCGGCGATGAAGCGGTCATCTTGTAATGCTTCAAGACCTCGCTGACGGGCGCGGTCGGTGTCCCATGGTCGATGGTCGCCGTCTTCGGTCAGTATTCGGCCGCGTTCGCGGG
This genomic window contains:
- a CDS encoding FAD-dependent oxidoreductase: MTGPPSYEVVVYGATMPGVAAARNAARLLDTGRILLVNPQPGWGGIGGVGGQNFWDCRYWERNGRRWLLQGGSFREWYRSQGQAYNTDRMQQTLREDVTAQKNIDILDGWDITATHLDDADLLTAISLRARGASDSRSKQIQGAVFVDASESGRLARHAGIPHTIGRQDWSHDSRQMAATLMFQIQDINWDTILKHSGEGEEYGTQVDERSGHRLFWGGAKTVETASAMREFGETTPRMQIKPFNAAEHDDGIFWLNTLLIYNVDGRYHRPNTESVETASTWCRSEALRRGQQAIDSEAFIDALQSFPGFDDVTLVRRDDGTPRTGETLYIRETIHATTGQGQFAVGRDAVENAGVGPDSGADARFYDTRIGLAYYWLDNNGYTKDLKSDGTELEPTANPVYLPYDCLTPARPQNLLLPGYAASISSQAWFEVRVLPNLCVLGDAAGVAAAVSLQQNVLPGQFTADEIAHVQEYLETECNAILNKQQSNSNPDEPAPTPIPEVSTND